The following proteins are encoded in a genomic region of Variovorax paradoxus:
- the gpmA gene encoding 2,3-diphosphoglycerate-dependent phosphoglycerate mutase: MHKLVLIRHGESTWNLENRFTGWTDVDLTETGIEQAKQAGRLLKAEGYDFDVAYTSVLKRATRTLWHTLDELDRTWLPVVHSWRLNERHYGGLQGLNKAETAKKYGDEQVLVWRRSYNTPPPPLEADDPRSERSDLRYAKLSPEQIPLTECLKDTVARVLPFWNESMAPAIRTGRRLVVAAHGNSIRALVKYLDGISDDAIVGLNIPNGIPLVYELDDDLKPLRHYYLGDAAAAEKAAAAVASQGKG; encoded by the coding sequence ACGTCGACCTGACCGAAACCGGCATCGAACAGGCCAAGCAGGCCGGCCGGCTGCTCAAGGCCGAGGGCTACGACTTCGACGTGGCCTACACCAGCGTGCTCAAGCGCGCCACCCGCACGCTCTGGCACACGCTCGACGAACTCGACCGCACCTGGCTGCCCGTGGTGCATTCGTGGCGCCTGAACGAGCGCCACTACGGCGGCCTGCAGGGTCTGAACAAGGCCGAAACCGCCAAGAAATACGGTGACGAGCAGGTGCTGGTCTGGCGCCGCAGCTACAACACCCCGCCGCCGCCGCTGGAAGCCGACGATCCGCGCAGCGAACGCAGCGACCTGCGCTATGCCAAGCTCTCGCCCGAGCAGATTCCCCTCACCGAGTGCCTGAAGGACACGGTGGCGCGCGTGCTGCCGTTCTGGAACGAATCGATGGCGCCGGCCATTCGCACCGGGCGCCGGCTCGTGGTGGCGGCACACGGCAATTCGATCCGGGCGCTGGTCAAATACCTCGACGGCATTTCGGACGACGCCATCGTCGGCCTCAATATTCCGAACGGCATTCCGCTGGTCTACGAGCTCGACGACGACCTCAAGCCGCTGCGGCACTACTATCTTGGCGACGCCGCAGCCGCCGAAAAAGCCGCCGCAGCGGTGGCTTCGCAGGGCAAGGGCTGA